In the genome of Candidatus Zixiibacteriota bacterium, the window TAGTCAATTACAGGGTCATCATACCCTGGTGCCGGTTACGCTCGATAAGTGGTTTCCGGGCGATTCTATCGGCACTGCAGCATTTGATCTTCTTATCGGGTACGATGCTTCCGCGCTCACTTTCATGGGCGCTGATGCCGGTATCCTGTTTGATAAGCCGGGGGATTATGAATGGGAATATTTTACTTATCGTTTCCAGCCCCGTGTTGATTGCACCGACAGCTGCCCCTCCGGCATGCTCCGCGTCGTAGCTATGGCCAACCAGAATGACGGCCCGCATCAGCCGCTCGAGACCCATGTTCCGAATGGAACGGTCCTTTTCACTCTGGATTTTCTTATTTCCAACAATAGAGCACTCGAGTGCCAGTTTCTGCCGATCCGATTTTTCTGGACCGAATGTGATGATAACAATTTTGTGGACGACCCGATTGAGCAAATCTTTTTTGCCGGGAATGTCATCGATTCTGACAGCGAGACAGTTGCTGACACTATTTTCCCCGGCTATAACGGCCCGCCCGATGGATGTCTGGACAGTTTGCATAATGGCCTGAGTTATGAGCGCGCCATAACTTTCCGCAGCGGCGGAATCGGCATTATCTGTGCCGATAGTGATCAATTCCGCGGAGATGTCAATTTTAACGGAATACCCTTTGAAATTGGCGATGTCGTAGTCTATGCCAATTACTTCATGAATGGCGAGGAAGTATTTACCATTGACCGGGATCAGCAAATCACGGCCAGCGATGCCAATTGGGACGGCATAACCCTGACCGTGGCCGATCTGGTCTATATTATTCGCAAGGTCGTCGGCGACTGGAATCCGCGTCCGGTGCCGCCAGATGAGACGATGAAGGCCAGATTCTCCACCCATGATACAATTCT includes:
- a CDS encoding T9SS type A sorting domain-containing protein; its protein translation is MSIGTGRYATAGCLILLAFLLLLAGFNCSHDTPFMPVKRGFSGGQDTLPPISVSIERLNSQLQGHHTLVPVTLDKWFPGDSIGTAAFDLLIGYDASALTFMGADAGILFDKPGDYEWEYFTYRFQPRVDCTDSCPSGMLRVVAMANQNDGPHQPLETHVPNGTVLFTLDFLISNNRALECQFLPIRFFWTECDDNNFVDDPIEQIFFAGNVIDSDSETVADTIFPGYNGPPDGCLDSLHNGLSYERAITFRSGGIGIICADSDQFRGDVNFNGIPFEIGDVVVYANYFMNGEEVFTIDRDQQITASDANWDGITLTVADLVYIIRKVVGDWNPRPVPPDETMKARFSTHDTILSVKTPVPIGAILLVFDSVISPTLSPPISQMSILSASENGITRILIYSLQPGLAIETGDLLTGIGGANLISAEASDYNGFILKTDRSFPKVEGFVLFQNSPNPFSGITTIFINIPESTTIGITIHDWAGRKVYESENAYSAGLVAVRWDARNLPEGIYIAAVTAGDRRGVLYMTLQR